In one Lolium rigidum isolate FL_2022 chromosome 3, APGP_CSIRO_Lrig_0.1, whole genome shotgun sequence genomic region, the following are encoded:
- the LOC124700328 gene encoding uncharacterized protein LOC124700328 encodes MAARYVEMLDMGVRIAARFHSHCPQTARMYYKPPQSTSSSSSSAAGASTDRKAAGFDHEAAAAAAFRPFAATTSSAGFGSGVQPGFCFDTAQVLIYEVV; translated from the coding sequence ATGGCGGCCCGGTACGTGGAGATGCTGGACATGGGCGTGCGCATCGCCGCCAGGTTCCACTCCCACTGCCCGCAGACCGCCCGCATGTACTACAAGCCGCCGCAGTcaacctcctcctcttcctcgtccgcCGCTGGCGCCTCCACGGATCGGAAGGCCGCCGGCTTCGACCACGAGGCTGCGGCGGCTGCTGCGTTCCGGCCCTTTGCCGCGACGACATCCTCAgcggggttcggctccggcgttcaGCCAGGTTTCTGTTTCGACACCGCGCAGGTGCTCATCTACGAGGTCGTATGA